From one Eucalyptus grandis isolate ANBG69807.140 chromosome 9, ASM1654582v1, whole genome shotgun sequence genomic stretch:
- the LOC104418649 gene encoding magnesium transporter MRS2-3 — KSDRPTGRCCFAEVDWPSHEERPPHSPPKSAPPDDPEPDPARPAQHPPLSAAGALRKKGTSVRAWLLLDSTGQAQVVEAGKHAIMRRTGLPARDLRILDPLLSYPSTILGRERAIVINLEHIKAIITAQEVLLLNSRDPSVTPFVEELQRRLARHFHATTKAQEGNADDSRWTNLYDLEEPQSRAVSPGNSPVGFSQLEGQEEEEGEGKMNGKQALENREGLKVPPFEFVALEACLEAACSCLEIEAKTLEQEAHPALDKLTSKISTLNLERVRQIKSRLVAITGRVQKVRDELEHLLDDDEDMAEMYLTEKLVQQQLESSSASSINEKEGIDDEVLQSEMEDRVPAEISLDANGSSTYEGDMPNIVNPRDHLFGAPNMLGRDSHGTHTSTIHSAVSKQLDVEELEMLLEAYFVQIDGTLNKLSTLREYVDDTEDYINIMLDDKQNHLLQMGVVLTTATLVVSAFVVMAGLFGMNIQIELFEKDKTGPEAFFWTVGGGATGSLFLYIIAIAWCKHKRLLE, encoded by the exons AAATCCGATCGACCGACCGGGCGATGTTGCTTCGCTGAGGTTGACTGGCCGAGCCATGAGGAGCGCCCACCCCACTCCCCGCCCAAGTCCGCCCCGCCCGACGACCCGGAACCCGACCCCGCCCGACCCGCCCAGCACCCGCCGCTCTCCGCCGCCGGAGCCCTCCGCAAGAAGGGCACCAGCGTCCGGGCTTGGCTGCTGCTCGACTCCACCGGGCAGGCCCAGGTGGTGGAGGCCGGCAAGCACGCCATCATGCGCCGGACCGGCCTCCCCGCCCGCGATCTCCGGATCTTGGACCCGCTCCTCTCGTACCCTTCCACGATCCTCGGCCGGGAGCGGGCGATCGTCATCAATCTGGAGCACATCAAGGCCATCATCACCGCGCAGGAGGTCTTGCTGCTGAACTCGAGGGACCCCTCCGTGACGCCCTTCGTGGAGGAGCTGCAGAGGCGGCTCGCGCGCCATTTCCACGCCACCACCAAAGCCCAG GAAGGGAATGCTGATGATTCGAGATGGACTAATCTGTATGATTTAGAAGAGCCACAGTCGAGGGCTGTTAGCCCTGGAAATTCTCCTGTAGGCTTTTCACAATTAGAAGgtcaggaagaagaagaaggagaaggtaAGATGAATGGGAAACAAGCCCTTGAGAATCGAGAGGGGCTGAAAGTTCCTCCATTTGAGTTTGTTGCACTGGAGGCATGCTTGGAGGCTGCTTGCAGCTGCTTGGAAATTGAA GCGAAGACATTGGAGCAAGAGGCTCATCCAGCTTTAGATAAGCTCACTTCAAAGATTAGTACTCTCAATTTGGAGCGAGTTCGTCAAATTAAAAGTCGCTTGGTTGCCATAACTGGACGTGTTCAAAAG GTGAGGGATGAATTGGAACACcttcttgatgatgatgaagatatgGCCGAGATGTACTTGACAGAAAAGTTGGTTCAACAACAGCTTGAAAGTTCTTCGGCTTCCTCGATAAATGAGAAAGAGGGAATAGATGATGAAGTTCTTCAATCTGAAATGGAAGATAG GGTTCCTGCTGAGATTTCTTTGGACGCTAATGGAAGTTCCACTTATGAGGGTGATATGCCAAACATTGTCAATCCCCGGGATCATTTGTTTGGCGCCCCTAACATGCTTGGTAGAGACAGCCATGGAACACATACCAGTACCATTCATAGTGCTGTAAGCAAGCAGCTTGATGTGGAGGAGCTTGAGATGCTGTTAGAGGCTTACTTTGTGCAAATTGATggtacattaaacaaattatcCACG CTGAGGGAGTATGTCGATGACACGGAGGACTACATCAACATAATGTTAGATGACAAACAGAACCATCTGCTGCAAATGGGGGTTGTGTTGACAACTGCAACCCTAGTGGTGAGTGCTTTTGTGGTCATGGCAGGACTTTTCGGCATGAACATCCAAATCGAGCTCTTTGAAAAGGATAAAACAGGTCCAGAAGCATTTTTTTGGACTGTCGGCGGTGGCGCAACTGGCAGCCTTTTCCTTTACATCATTGCTATTGCTTGGTGCAAGCACAAGCGATTGCTGGAATAA